One Megalobrama amblycephala isolate DHTTF-2021 linkage group LG15, ASM1881202v1, whole genome shotgun sequence genomic window, ctttagcagtttgatacacgctccgaatcactgattcgaaacaaaaagattcatgaagcttcggagcttcatgaagcagtgtttcgaaatcggccatcactactaGAGACTTAGGGTTAAGCAAGTTCAGGTGTTCAGATCTGTTTATAATGTGTTCATATGCGTTCAAATGTGTTCAAATGTTTCCTGTTGttaaactattacatttaaCAAGGAGGTTTTGCAGATGGATCTGAATATTGTCAGTCTGAATCTGTAATTCTTAAGATTATCCGTATAATTTGAGTTTAAACATTATTCCATAAACCCAAGTATTACAATGTGATCTGCATCTGCAAAGCCATCTTGTTTACTGTTCTACTAACATTAACACGGTACTAACTTTGACTCTATTGTCAGGAAGTATAATTGGTGTTGGTTAAtgattgtatttgtattttttaggTTGGACTAAGGGATGCTTCCCCTGTGGTGCTAACACAAAGCAAGTGCTCATGTGTGGCAGGCACTGCTTTGTGCAACCATACTGTTGCCTTACTTTACCAGACTGCTCATTATTCCCAACTCAATATGTCCATTGTACCCCCTGTGCTTAGCTGTACTGAAACTGAGCAGTCCTGGCATAAACCACGAACAATGGTAAGTGAACATCATAGTTTCTTTGGCCTTTTATGTATAAAACAGTATAGTGGTGTACTTGCAAAATACACCAACAAATTGGTGTACTTGTCCTTTAAGGGAGAGATAACAGCACTGCTCTGACAAACATCTGAATTGTAAAAGTATATAGTATGGTAAGAGTTTCAGTTTTATTCCTTCTAATAATAATTTGTCTGTCAGGGAGTGAAACCAGGACCCATCAATGCCATGGTCATCACAAAACCTGTACCAAATCGTACAGCACAAGGTGGAGTAAGGTAAATTAAGCtatcaaatttattttcatGTGTACAAGGATGTTAAcaacaattataataataatatgttggACATTTTTTTGCGAAGACTAATATGCATTTAAAGTGTTCATAAGCATTTAAAATAATCCAGAGTAAAAAAatataggtaacactttacaataaagttcattagttaacgtgaactaataatgaactgctcttataaagcatttatttatatttgttaatgttcatttcaacatttactaatgcattattaaaagcatgttaacattaattaatgtactgtgtaaactaacatgaacaaaccatGAACAGCTCTTTTTTTAACTAACTTTAACAAAgatacagtaacaaatgaactgctcatggttagtattgaaaagtgttaccaaaatatagaaatattatttttggggAATTACAAAACAGTGAAACTTTAGTAACAATAATTTTCATGCTTAACATCTATTTACAGAAGTGGACTCTACAGAGGGATGGTGGGTGTTTTACCAGATCCATGCATGTTCAGAGTTGTGGAGGCCTATGCAGAGTTCACCCTTGAGGACAAGCCACTTGTTACCACTATGAACATGTCACCTGAAAAGCCACTTGTAGAAAGCGCATTTGGGATGGTTCAGGAAGGAAGTATCTTGTCGTTCCAGCAGCCTGTCTTAACATCACGGTACATCCAATTACACGACGCTCCACCCAGCCTCTGGAAGGATATAGTCTTTCTCCATctaaatgtatgtttgtttgcacTGAGGAGCAGCTTTTACACCTTCAAAGTTTAAACACACCATTAGATATGGCTCAGAAAATTGAAGAGGCAACACGTGACCAAAGCTCTTGCCCTGACTGGCATCAGCTTCGCAAACCAAGAGTTACAGCCTCCAGGTTTCGGGAGGTGTGCCACGTCAGAGGCCTGAGCTCTGCTGAGTCCCTCTCAGAGCGCATCATCTGGGGATGCCGGCAGACAGCAGAAATGAGAAGAGGTGCTGAAATGGAGTCAGAGGTAACAGTGGAATACAGCAAGTTGACAAATGTTAACTACTCACCCTGTGGTCTAATCATCCATCCTGATGCTCCCTGGCTTGGTGCGTCTCCTGATGGTGTTGTGTTTGATCCCACTGAATTATCCTCAATTTGGGCTTGTTGAAATTAAATGCCCTAATGCCAAAAACATTGTTGACTGCAAATATTTGCAAATGGACAAAGGGTTGCTCACTCTAAAAAAGAGCCATGCATACTATTGGCAGGTGCAGGGACAACTACTGGTCTCAGGAATGCAGTGGTGTGACTTTGTGGTGTGGGCCCAGGAGGATTATTTTGTCCAGCGTATACACAGTGACACCCACATGCACAAAGTTATGCACTTCGAGAGAAGGTtgattgtttttacttttacacatatatgcacaaaTACTTGTCTATGAAATagttataattttaaatttgaaagtcAGTGAAATGAAAAATCAGTAAAACAGCACTgaccaaaaacatatttattaacatatttaatgtGTTCTTTTTTCATATGTACAATGACACAATGTTTccagaaaaaataaatgtacaaagtTAATTTACCTTGCTTGTATCATGACAtatcatttcctttttttagATATACATTAATAGTTGGCAtttatagaaaattgacaaaaaacaatgaaagaaAACAATAAGAATTTGGAACAACACACCTAGTACACACAATGAAAACGGGTAGACTACAGATTTTAAACTATAGattctaaccctaaccctatagaaATATTTAGACTTATTTGACCCATGTCTTAACTAATGCCTTGTTTTGATAATTGGACAAAAGGCATGCAACTGTAAAAAGTTGACTAAAGTTAACAGTGTGAGACAGTGTGATGACACCATCAAACAGCTTGTTTTCTTTGATCCTCCTGATGACACGTTCCACATGAACTCGCAGTCGTGCTATGGCTTGTGTTTCTTTCACCTGATGTGCTGGCATCTGCTTTACCTTAGACAGGAATGGTGGACAGTACACTTTGCACTTGACACAGTCACTAATCAGGAAGCCCTTGTCTACCATAATTACCATGTCCTCTGTCAGTCTTTTGGCTATTCCGCACTGTTTAAAGATCTCCTTGTCACTTATTGACTCAGCATAAAGCTGAGAGACGAATGTCACTGCACCATGAGGAGCTATGCCAATGAGGCCTTTCATTGTGCAGTGAGATTTGTAGCTTGAGTACATTTCACTCTGGAGTAGTGGCGAGGATGGTGTTTGACATCTGAGTTCAGTGCAGTCAATGATAACCTGTGTGTCTGGGAAATCAATGAAGTCTTCAGGGAGGTTAGATTTAACTTCAGCTGCTGAaagccacacacacactgatcccaACAGTGGATAGAGGTAGTTTGTCCATGTTGAAATGATTCTGCTCACTGTGGATGGGTGCACATGGAAACGGTGTGCTAGGTCTCTCTCCTTCAAACCAACTGACAGGTAgatgaggaaaagaaaaaactCATCGATTGGCTGCAGCAGCTGTCTCTGGAAAGGTAAACATGCATGAAAGGTAAGTTTTGTATTCACCCAGGCAGCACAGTAAAATTCATACTGCATTGTAGGCGTTTTgacaaaatgtaaatgtacagtCACTCTTattgtgtgtgcttgtgtttaAGTGAATAACATACCACTGATGGTCGTGCATGTGTAATCTCTTCATGTTTCCTAGCAGCAGCTTTGGACCTAGAAACACGAATGATTTTGTGGACAGATGGCTCAATCAGCCACCAAAAGGCCATCAGGTGACGGTAGCTGGGGAACCTGTTAAACCaccagaagcagtgtttttaatCATAAGCATCACTGTATACACTTACGTATATTTATTGTACGTACATTAACATGTTAAGCATGCGTGAGTATATACAAACAACGTATATTGAGCTCATTTTATAACCATAAGGAGTTTAACCAAACTTCAGGCTTACCTTGTGTAAAATCTAATGTCCTCATCTGAGCTGGCAAATCGTTCCAATCCGAAATCACATTGAACACGTAGCTCATGTAGCTGTTTATTCAGCTCCTCCACTTCTTGGGACAGTTCTTCTATTTTAGCACATGCCATGTCTAATGACGATGCCTCGAGAACGTTACAGTAATCGTGATCCATAGTTACATAATCGGGAAAAATGACATCAAGGTTTTGAAAATAGTAAcaaagtgattgtaaaaaactgtaaagcaACAGGTTTTCAATAAcgaagaatatgtaaaagtatggtatttggggtaaaaagcgCCCCTGCTGTTGAGGcaaaaggcacaataattaatataataatgaataaCTGGGTAAATGGTTAGATTCACATAgcaaatatcatatatcaaattGAGTATCCAACTTAGATAATACCATATTTGTaatgaaacaatcatattttaaaatttgatattaatcatatcataataaaatataatttattgttactgtaaatctatattaatGTTATGGGATAtccttcaatgctttcagaattattacttttaaaaataatgtatttttaaacatatttttatattaacataggcctattttaatgacagtatatttattgaacaaaaatgattttttatttatcaaaataaacataaaatagtacaaactttTGATTCTTTGTAAGATTATCACTGTTATTGTCCTGTTTATTACAGTGAATCTGCTTTGAATCAGTCTGTACTGAATAAAGCGCTgtagaaataaagctgactGATGTTTCTGGTTGTTCAGCGTGTTGTGATGTATTCAGTGAGAGTCTCTGTACAGATGAAGGTGTCAGTGGATCACAGATGCTGTTTCTCATCTTAACACAGTCAGATCTTCTGCTCTTGTGCTGTCTGTGTAGTTAAGGAGCTCACTGTGATCTCAAGCAGAGCTAGAGAGGTAATGACTAGTTAAATCTGTCATCAATCCAACTTAACAAAAgacatttcacattttattatacAGTATTTCAGAGTACTTTCCAGTGTTGATGTTTGTTGAGTGTCCAGCAGATGGCGACAAATCTCCATTCAAACTGATGAAGTGAAACAGGAGAGACGCTTTCATTCATACAGAGGCTTCATCAGTCTGATCACGTGAACGTTATTACACCTGTACAGCATCTGGGAGCTTATATTTCTGACCAGAGCTTTTTCTTGCGATCATGTGTTGTGCCGAATTCAGGTAGTGACTTCAACGATGGGGTGATAATTTTGCAGACCCCCCGAAAAATGCGATTAGCTCCGTAATCTGTGCATGACTTCATGATGGCTTCAGTCTCCTTTAACAGAATAATAACACAACCCAGTAGTCGGAGTTCTGCATAGTGACTGATGACTCGATGATCGAGTGGGCGGGGCTTCTGTAGTTCAGGTGCGTTCAGACAAGTGCGTTAAGAAGAAAAGACACCGGCTTCAACTGGCTTTCTAGAaagatgatttaaaaataagatTGTTACCGACATGTTAAGACAAACATGCGATCCTCTGTGCTTTTACTGCTCGTTGGGATTTCTCACGCATTTGCCGGTGAGTAGTTTATTCTGGGTTTAGATTCATCTTACTTTTGACGTTTAAAAACTAACGCACAGCACTTCCGGTTTGGCAAGAACGGAGCGTACTACTTTTAtctatttgcatttatttactgTGATCAATATCATATTTATGTGGCCGATTGTGTATTTAAGCAACAAGACTCATATTGGTCGTGTGCTGGtatttttactttcatttttgtgttgataGGCTAAATAACCTGTCATCATGTCGGACAAATTAAAATGCTGAACAAAATTGAATTTGTAGCAGTTTTGAACATTGACAGTCTGAGATATGAGTTTTGTGTGTATCTTCGgatagtttaataaataaaacactctTGACATCACAATTGTGTCGCTTTACACCCCACAATTTTTActtaaaacaatttttatataaaatgaacAATTATTCAGTTATTTGTAATATACAATGTCATTGTAAAAAATAGTTTCAATGGAGATAGCTACTTTTTGACAGTTCGCTTACATTACAACTTACTACTTTTTCAGTTTGAATGTAGCCTAACTAGTTTAGCTGAAAGAAAAGatgaaatctgaaaaaaaaaaaaaaaaaaagttaattttcaggataatattttaaagataattttgtacAATCCAAATAAGCTTTATCTTTAGAAAGGGTTTAAcaatgtttgtcatgtttttcaatTATTGCACATGCACCTATAGGTCAATCAAGGTCAGTTACAATAACTTAGAACACTAAAGAGACCTTTTGTCACGTAAATCACAAAGTCCAGGAAACAAGATCCATTTGCAGCATTTATTGGGAaaatccagaaacgtaatccacAGACAGGCAAGGGTCAGAATCCATAAAGGCAGTCCAtacaaaaaacatgaaacatgaaaacCAAAAACCAAAACGGAGAACCGGGAAACCATACATGAAAACACCATAACAAGAGCAGagacaaaccaggtataaatagacagacactaatgaacaaacacaaaacagctggttgCAATGACAAGGtctaatgagtccgggaagtgagtATGGGTAATGTAGCCCAatgggtgaaaacaagagtctgggatggagtgccctctagtggctgattagggcactctcactagtgatcatgacacCTTTCTACTGACTCTACGCCATGCAatgtcaactggcggcccgcgggccaaatccggcccgccagagatttccatccggcccccagaataatactgaattcaggaatagccttgtaagaggaaaaagtttagggctggtccgaataccattttttgatgaacatcgactattcgaagcttcggagagaggggctgaacatatttttctctctaataaaggcaggaatctgtgtctgtatgtccgtttgcatttttattatttcgagaaccgttgatccaatcgacttcacaagggagtgcagtgtcgcatttggtgcaatatagatggacacgcgagacgcgacacattcagaattaataaacttttagtaaactacagttagagcagcgcgagcgggaagcggcgcacctcacgcgggcagggcttatgctccgagaacggacactgcactagtgatgtaaaacgcacacacacaggtctgttaaattaagcaatacttttaaggtagtctaataattttctgactaacaaattgacacagaaatttaaataaagaaaaacgaaattaagttaaattaaaaacgagattaatttagaataacgggtaaaaatgctattacattttgtttctattattctattttccacaatgtcaaagcaacaaaacacaagctcagacatgcacaaactctcggttctatttctagcatgcacgcgttttctgcgtggctcgagcgcgcctgagacgcgtgtctcagtgtgcaaactccaacctgttaaatatgggagccgaaataaaacggacacgccacgcagctgagacgctcacgcagccagtgtgtcgccggccttattcaagggggaatgagaaccgttttttttatttttaaatctaacgaaacaaaaagccttctgaaaagtagcttgtgccatagcctgccttcagtcaagaatgacgataaacgcgttctctcattgaacatcttttattgtttcacgtgctcattttttcacaaatgtcaattttccttgcctgggatttgcgcacagttgcgtgacagtgatggacagcttgacagcctcacaaatatgaagcctaaaatatcgctatcgccccctggtggcttgctgcagtacaggtaat contains:
- the LOC125246981 gene encoding uncharacterized protein LOC125246981 isoform X2; this translates as MCVVFAGNQPQPHQVSWRKVSNCMQPHIYTAMTVGLRDASPVVLTQSKCSCVAGTALCNHTVALLYQTAHYSQLNMSIVPPVLSCTETEQSWHKPRTMGVKPGPINAMVITKPVPNRTAQGGVSGLYRGMVGVLPDPCMFRVVEAYAEFTLEDKPLVTTMNMSPEKPLVESAFGMVQEGSILSFQQPVLTSRYIQLHDAPPSLWKDIVFLHLNVCLFALRSSFYTFKV
- the LOC125246981 gene encoding uncharacterized protein LOC125246981 isoform X1; this encodes MCVVFAGNQPQPHQVSWRKVSNCMQPHIYTAMTVGLRDASPVVLTQSKCSCVAGTALCNHTVALLYQTAHYSQLNMSIVPPVLSCTETEQSWHKPRTMGVKPGPINAMVITKPVPNRTAQGGVRSGLYRGMVGVLPDPCMFRVVEAYAEFTLEDKPLVTTMNMSPEKPLVESAFGMVQEGSILSFQQPVLTSRYIQLHDAPPSLWKDIVFLHLNVCLFALRSSFYTFKV